From the Strix uralensis isolate ZFMK-TIS-50842 unplaced genomic scaffold, bStrUra1 scaffold_250, whole genome shotgun sequence genome, the window GTTGGTGTTCCCGTTGCTCTACCCCCTGCATATTCTTGATACGTGGGGACAGAGCGTGGGGAGGACGGCCCTCAAAACTTAATGGTGGCCCCCGTAGCCTTGGTCGTCTTACTGTGCTAACACCTGGTATTACAGAGAGACACAAAGAATTGCGACAGGAAAGGAATATGCATCGATGTGCTGAGAACTGTGATGGCAGAGTAACATTGTGGAATCCTGGTCAAATTATCGCATCCTCCCTTTTTGCACCAGGAGTCGCTGCTGCGGCTGCACTAAAGAAATGGACTGGCTGGGGTGTTGGCTGAGGAACAGGACAGGGCTGCACCACTGGCCCTCACTGGGTCACTAACTGGTGCAGATACGTCAGACACGCGGCTTTGCAGAACTGAGCTGCCGTAGATTccttgcttttagcacaaggacGTGGGGGCGAAGATTCTGAAGGAATGTGTTGTATGAATTTATCGGATCGTTCTGAGTCGATCCATAAAAGCACACAGCAGCTAAAAGAAGGAGTGAAACATTTACAGGTGGATGATAATCTAGATTGGTTACCAAAACGTCCAAAAGCTGGGGACTGTCCGGATGGTTAATATCTGTGGTCAGGACTTTGGGACTAATTATCTCGACAGTTGTGGTTGTGGTACTGATGTTGCCTTGCTTTGGCACTTTCTTGCAAAGGGCCCTGCAAAAAACTGCTCATGCAATATttttacacaaacacaaaaagggggaattgttgGGGAAGGCAGCAGGTCTGCCGAGAACCTGACTGAAgaggagtttgaccttgacaacaTTCCAGTGTACCCTTGAGAAAGGGAAGCTTTGCTTCAAGCAAGTAACTTCAGGGAGCTGCAGACTTGCACAGCACGAAGTAACCAGGGAGAAAACTGATACAGGTTATCCAATGAGAACGTTGGAAGCAACTTTTTTACCAATTATATTGTGATGCTCTGGCCCCTGagatatataaaaatgcatgcgtttagtaataaaaaaactagCCGCTTATTCACCCGTGTGACTGCGTGCATCAGTTGGTACTGACAGTCCAGCTCCACCCACGGCTGCCCGCTGGTGACGGCCGGCTCTGCTTTGGGCACGCTGAGCTCAGGGACCAGCTCTGCGGCACCCATGGGGTCAGCGATGAGCACGGGGAGGTCACGGACGCTGGTAAATCCCCCTCGCGCGCCGGcgtccccctcctcatcctctcctgcTGCGCTCACCGGGCCGGGGGCCGCTGGCAGCTCCTTGGAGGGCGTCAGGATCGGGATGCTCTGGGTGAGGGTGCGGGAGATGGGACCTGGCACCCACCACACTCATGCGTCCACCCGTAGGGACCCCCAAGCATCCGGCATCCCCAGCGGCGCATCCACAGggcccccccgagcatcccccatccctgtcctgcatccacaggGCCCCCCCttgagcatcccccatccctgtcctgcatccacagggcccccctgagcatcccccatccctgtcctgcatccacaggcCCCCCTCCAAGCATCCCCCTCAAACTCCCCTTGTAGCCCCCCTAAAATCCCTACAACTCCCCAAAGACACCTTGTAGCCCCCTACTCCCCCCTAAACTCCCTACAACCCCCCAACCCTTCTCATAGCCACGCTACAACTCCCAAACTCCCCTCGTAGCCCTCCTACAACCCTCAGACTCCCCTTGTAGCCCCCCTACACCCCTCTGAACTCCCTacaaccccccaaacccaccttGTAGCCGCCTACAGCCCCCTAAACTCCCTacaaccccccaaaccctctcATAGCCCCGCTatgacccccaaacccccccttgtagccccccaacaccccccaacaccgccttctctctctccccaggccAGCACCAGCCGCAGGACCCCTGGGGCCCCCTCCCCAGGGGGGTACAACCCCCACACCCCCGGCTCAGGGATCGAGCAGAGCTCCAGCGACTGGGTGACCACCGACATCCAGGTGAAGGTCCGTGACACCTACCGTGACAGTCAGGCGGTGGGACAGACCGGCATCATCCGCAGCGTCATGGTgagacccccccgccccaggaggtggttttggggcagggagggggtaaCACACATGGTCGTGctgatttccccctccccctttttttgtttttgtagggCGGGATGTGCTCCATCTACCTGTACGACAGCGAGAAGGTGGTGAGCATCTCCAGCGAGCACCTGGAGCCCGTCACCCCCACCAGAAGGAACAAGGtagggcccccccccagccccctcctttaTCCTGGGCCCCCCAACACTCCCCCCACCACCGCATGCTCCTTTGGGGACCTTCTAGATCCCCTCAGGTGCTACCCCAGCCCCCCTGGGACCTCCCCACAACCCCTCTGGGaccctcccagcacccttgggaccccccaccagccccctcaAGGCCCACTCTCCCCCCATTTGCCCCCCACCTCAGGTCAAGGTGATCCTAGGGGAGGACCGTGAAGCCACCGGGATCCTGCTCAGCATCGATGGGGAGGATGGGATCGTCCGCATGGATTTAGAGAAGAAGCTCAAGATCTTcaacctctgctccctcagcaaACTGGTGAAGGCTTGAGGGGGCCCCCCCGTGCCCTCCACCCCGCTGCTGCCCCCCGTTTTCTTTGTGTCCCCCTATTTTCTTTCTACACACCCGTTTTTTTTCCCCCGGTTTCCTCCTACACACCCGGTATTTTCCCCCTGGTCAGTGTTGCTGGTTGTAACAAGGTTTAGTTGTCAAATAAACGCCTGTGGGTGCAGCACCCCCTCTTCTGTGCTGCCTTCTGGGGGGGGGCTGTAAagcttgggggggtggggggtgtgaaCCAGGGCCCCTGTGCCCCACTGGGCTGGGGAAAGGGGTTACACTGCCCCCCGGGGGGCGGAGAGAGGGTTGAAGCGGGAcccgcgggggggtggggggtgttgaACCGGGACCCCgctccggggcggggggtgaAGCGGCTTCAGCGCCGGCCGCGCACGTGCTGCACCCTTACAGCCCGCCTCCGCTTCCGCCTCCTCCTCTCATTGGCTGACCCGCCGAcggccccgcctccccgccgccgccattGGCCAGCACTCGCGCCGCCATTGGTGGCCGGCCCTCAGTCCCCGCCCCTCGCGTCTTGCTCCCGCCCCGTTTCTCCCGTGCCGCCGCCGCTCATTGGCTGGAAGCACAGCGAGGGGATTGGCTGCGGCGGCCGCGCCTGCGCCCTGGGGCGCGCGGTgcgggaagatggcggcggcctGCGGGACTCGCTCGGCCTTGGGCGCCCTCCGGGCCGCgctgcgccgggccgggccgccagCGGCACCGTCGGTACCGAGGCGGTGCTGCGGGAGCGGCCGCGGCGGCACCAGCTGAAGCTGGGCCTGGGAGGGGACTGgcgggcggggtggggagggggtcaCGGGGGCTCCACGggtgtccccagctgtccccgggCTTCTCTGGGGTTCCCGCGCATGTCCCTGTCTTTCCTCGGGggtcccagccctccccgggagcCCCCGGGGGTGTCTGACTGGCGCTGGGTGTTCCCAGAGCTCCCCGGCTGTCGCTGGCCATCCTCGGCCACCTCTAGGCCTCCATGGCTATTCCCAGGGTCCCCTGGTTGTCCCTGGCCATCCTCggccacccccaggactccctgCCCGTCCCCAAGTGTCTCTGGGGCTCTCTGGGTGTCCCTGACCATCCTCAGACATCCCTGGGGTACCTAAAGGTCCCTGGTGTTCTCTGGGTGTCCCTGACCATCCCCGGAGCTCCCTGGGTGTCCCCGAGTGTCCCCAAATGACCCCAGAAGCTTCTTGACTGTCCCTGGGGCTCCCCGGATGCCCCTTGCTATCCTGCTGTTCATGGTGCCGGCCAGCGCGGCACAAGCCCAGATCCCCTCCGCCCGGGTGAACCACAACAAGTACATGGTGACGGAGAAGGCGGCGTATATCGGTGAGCGCGACGTCCCCGCGTGCGAATCGCCGCCGGCTGCTGTTGGGGGCgggttttggggggtgtgtgtgtgtccccctgaCCCCACATCTCCTTGCAGGGACATCCAACTGGTCCGGCGACTACTTCACGCGGACGGCGGGATCGGCGCTGGTGGTGAACCAGAcgctgagccccagcagtgctggcacCGCCACCGTCCCTGCGGCCGGCACCATCCGGGAGCAGCTGCAGGCGGTTTTTGAGCGGGATTGGAGCTCCCGCTACAGCGCTGACATCAGCGACGCTGAGCAGTGGGAGAGCCTCTGCGGCTCCCGGTAGGCGCCGGGCAACGGGCCACCGGGGAACCGTAGGTTCCGGCTGTGCCGAATTCAGCCTCCCCGCtcctgtttggggaaaaaaacaagtttttGTGGCGTTTGCGGTGCTGTTATTGAGGCAAGGGGTCCTCTGCGCCGCGGCGATGGAGAGCGCCGGGCCTTTGCTGAATGCCGTGCCAGCACCGGGAGGGAAGCTGGGCGCCCCTCGAGTCTTGGCAGTGCCAAACTCACCCCGGCAAAGAGTCAGATGAAACGCTTGGCTGTCGGCAAACCATTTATTGGGGGATCGCTGCAAAAACCGGTGCCGATAGCATCTGGCACAGCACATCCTGGTGCATCCCTGGCTCCGTTCTTCTCTACCGGCGTGGAG encodes:
- the LOC141938713 gene encoding uncharacterized protein LOC141938713 isoform X2; the protein is MTEDLAARDPAGLVTDCLIPESADGLCPIQQRALADSSKTDGTSGHRSRDGSGKAGKANLSQCNSLVCLYPSEGLSVSWCSRCSTPCIFLIRGDRAWGGRPSKLNGGPRSLGRLTVLTPGITERHKELRQERNMHRCAENCDGRVTLWNPGQIIASSLFAPGVAAAAALKKWTGWGVG
- the LOC141938715 gene encoding 5'-3' exonuclease PLD3-like — translated: MPLAILLFMVPASAAQAQIPSARVNHNKYMVTEKAAYIGTSNWSGDYFTRTAGSALVVNQTLSPSSAGTATVPAAGTIREQLQAVFERDWSSRYSADISDAEQWESLCGSRFLLRLCPVYPNGMTPELECSSSKGALHQ
- the LOC141938713 gene encoding transcription elongation factor SPT5-like isoform X1 translates to MGSAMSTGRSRTLVNPPRAPASPSSSSPAALTGPGAAGSSLEGVRIGMLWASTSRRTPGAPSPGGYNPHTPGSGIEQSSSDWVTTDIQVKVRDTYRDSQAVGQTGIIRSVMGGMCSIYLYDSEKVVSISSEHLEPVTPTRRNKVKVILGEDREATGILLSIDGEDGIVRMDLEKKLKIFNLCSLSKLVKA
- the LOC141938713 gene encoding transcription elongation factor SPT5-like isoform X3; its protein translation is MGSAMSTGRSRTLASTSRRTPGAPSPGGYNPHTPGSGIEQSSSDWVTTDIQVKVRDTYRDSQAVGQTGIIRSVMGGMCSIYLYDSEKVVSISSEHLEPVTPTRRNKVKVILGEDREATGILLSIDGEDGIVRMDLEKKLKIFNLCSLSKLVKA